In Arachis hypogaea cultivar Tifrunner chromosome 17, arahy.Tifrunner.gnm2.J5K5, whole genome shotgun sequence, a single window of DNA contains:
- the LOC112766979 gene encoding DEAD-box ATP-dependent RNA helicase 39, producing the protein MVSGGGCIRPQEDSLNNPIDMVVGTPGRILQHIEEGILVYGDIKYLVLDEADTMFDHGFGPDIRKFLAPLKHRASKSDGLGFLTVLVTATMTKAVQKLIDEEFQGIVHLRISTLHKKISSARHDFIKLSGSENKLEALLQVLVPSRAKGNKVMVFCNTLDSNRAVDHYLVENMIPTIIYHWKVPAEQRGSTSRAKVKVENLNKFKNDIDDRPTLVCTDLAARGLDLDVDHVVKFDFPLNSIDYFHWTGRTACMGEKVKVTSLVTKKDLILATRIEEAMRKNESLEAITKGVRRDIARTQVNGQSGKDRKLVKVSKVKNNPGGRASLGNKGSDLKSGKGSSSKKSMKKWIKVSNSVKSSNANSSRKASSGYKQTSKRTSATKSTNSKLSTITS; encoded by the exons ATGGTAAGTGGTGGTGGCTGTATTAGGCCTCAAGAGGATTCACTTAATAACCCCATTGATATGGTAGTTGGTACCCCTGGAAGGATTCTTCAACATATTGAGGAGGGCATCCTAGTGTATGGCGACATCAAATACTTG GTCTTGGATGAGGCAGATACAATGTTTGATCATGGCTTTGGTCCTGATATACGCAAATTTCTGGCCCCATTGAAACATCGTGCATCAAAGTCTGATGGCCTAGGTTTTCTGACCGTCTTGGTAACCGCAACAATGACAAAG GCTGTGCAAAAGCTAATTGATGAGGAGTTTCAGGGCATTGTACATCTGCGAATATCAACATTGCATAAAAAGATTTCTTCTGCTCGTCACGATTTTATTAAACTTTCAGGTTCTGAGAACAAGCTGGAAGCATTACTTCAG GTACTTGTGCCAAGCCGAGCAAAAGGCAACAAGGTGATGGTTTTTTGCAATACTTTGGACTCTAACCGTGCGGTGGATCACTACCTTGTTGAAAATATGATTCCTACTATCATCTACCATTGGAAAGTACCAGCAGAGCAAAGGGGAAGTACCAGCAGAGCAAAAGTGAA GGTTGAAAACCTCAATAAATTTAAGAATGACATTGATGATCGTCCAACATTAGTTTGCACAGACTTGGCCGCTAGGGGTCTGGACTTGGATGTAGACCATGTTGTTAAGTTTGACTTCCCCTTGAACTCT ATCGATTACTTTCATTGGACTGGTAGAACTGCTTGTATGGGTGAAAAGG tgaaaGTAACCAGTTTGGTTACAAAGAAGGACTTGATCTTGGCCACTAGAATAGAGGAGGCAATGAGGAAGAATGAGAGTTTGGAGGCTATCACGAAAGGAGTACGAAGGGATATCGCCAGGACCCAAGTTAATGGGCAGAGTGGGAAGGACAGAAAATTAGTTAAAGTTTCTAAAGTTAAGAACAATCCTGGTGGACGTGCCAGTTTAGGGAATAAAGGATCGGATTTGAAATCCGGAAAAGGATCATCATCAAAAAAATCTATGAAGAAATGGATTAAGGTTTCAAATTCTGTAAAATCCTCCAATGCAAATAGCTCGAGAAAAGCTTCTTCAGGGTATAAGCAAACAAGTAAAAGGACCAGTGCCACCAAATCGACAAATTCTAAACTCAGTACTATAACTAGTTGA
- the LOC140180565 gene encoding uncharacterized protein, with translation MARVHCKNLLGFHCVGIEEAVGHRGGIWFLSSIANASCVVIDQFDQCITVKVSVGHNRPWMAVGDFNEIVAPDESTGAYFSSHRASLLATTLDDCELFDLKVTGRRYTWYRAVQAGRDLVKRLDRALVNEAWMTMFPEGYSEILSRLHSDHCPILVRCYGSPRVKGSRPFRFQAAWATHPSYKHVISKAWNQEFGGVTERLKMVQQASLDFNSKIFGNIFV, from the exons ATGGCCCGTGTGCATTGCAAAAATTTG ttgggttttcattgtGTTGGTATTGAGGAAGCAGTAGGACACAGGGGTGGCATTTGGTTTCTATCTTCTATTGCTAATGCTTCTTGTGTGGTTATTGATCAATTTGACCAATGTATCACGGTGAAAGTGAGTGTGG GCCATAATAGACCGTGGATGGccgttggtgattttaatgagattgtgGCACCAGATGAGAGTACAggtgcttatttttcttctcacagAGCTAGTCTATTAGCTACTACTCTAGATGACTGTGAGCTCTTTGATCTTAAAGTGACTGGTAGGAGATATACTTGGTATAGAGCAGTTCAGGCTGGTAGGGACTTGGTTAAAAGGTTGGATAGAGCTCTAGTTAATGAGGCGTGGATGACAATGTTTCCTGAGGGTTATTCTGAAATTCTTAGCAGGCTTCattctgatcattgtcctatttTAGTTCGTTGTTATGGTAGCCCCAGAGTGAAAGGTTCTCGTCCTTTTAGGTTCCAAGCTGCGTGGGCAACACATCCTTCTTATAAACATGTTATTAGTAAGGCTTGGAATCAAGAGTTTGGAGGCGTTACTGAAAGGCTTAAGATGGTTCAACAGGCTTCTTTGGACTTCAACtcaaagatttttggaaatatttttgtgTGA